The region TCTTCATGATGCTGTTGAGTCCACATACCTAATTCACCTAAATCCCCTAGAACTAAAATACGCCGGCCTTGCCGCTTTGCTAATACCTCTACAGCAGTTAGCACAGAACGTAAATTTGCGTTATAAGTATCATCAATAACCAAGGATTCATTTTTACCTTGTAAATAAGTTAACCGTCCGGATACCCCTTTAAAGTTTTGTAATCCGCGAATTATTTCTTCTAGGGAAATACCTACAGCAAGGCAACAAGAAGCGGCAGCTAGTGCATTGCGTGCCATATGCTCACCCGGAACCTGTAAAGTTATATCGCTCTCAGCTGAGGAAGTGACTAATGTAAAGGAAGCGAAACCTGCCTCATTTAGTAAAAAGTTTTTCGCATAAACATTTGCTTGCTTTGTCAATGAAAAACGAATGGTTTGTTTATCAGCTAACAAATTATCCCAAAAATGTGCATAATCGTCATCGTCATTTACTACAGCCGTCCCCTTATCTGTAAGGCCAGCGTAAATTTCACCTTTAGCTCGAGCAACACCTTCAATTGATCCAAAGCCTTCAATATGCGCAGGCGCAATATTATTAATTAAGGTTACCTGGGGTTGTACTATTTGTACTGTATGAGCAATTTCGCCTATATGATTAGCCCCTAATTCAAAAACAGCATAGCGATGTTCAGGTTTTAGCTGTAAAACACTTAAAGGCACCCCGATATGATTATTCAAATTACCTGGTGTTGCATGAGCAGGCTTGGTTAAAATACTAGCTATCATTTCTTTTACGGAAGTTTTACCATTACTACCGGTTAAAGCAATAACTGGGCAATTTATTGATTTCCGATGTAACTTAGCCATTGTAGTCATAGCTTGTAGAGTATTTTTAACAACAAATTGGG is a window of Legionella busanensis DNA encoding:
- a CDS encoding UDP-N-acetylmuramoyl-tripeptide--D-alanyl-D-alanine ligase; this encodes MNITTLIQQLGCQYSQPLFVTGISIDSRKVLPGHLFIALPGEKFDGHHFIAEAQAKGAIAILCERQIDGINIPQFVVKNTLQAMTTMAKLHRKSINCPVIALTGSNGKTSVKEMIASILTKPAHATPGNLNNHIGVPLSVLQLKPEHRYAVFELGANHIGEIAHTVQIVQPQVTLINNIAPAHIEGFGSIEGVARAKGEIYAGLTDKGTAVVNDDDDYAHFWDNLLADKQTIRFSLTKQANVYAKNFLLNEAGFASFTLVTSSAESDITLQVPGEHMARNALAAASCCLAVGISLEEIIRGLQNFKGVSGRLTYLQGKNESLVIDDTYNANLRSVLTAVEVLAKRQGRRILVLGDLGELGMWTQQHHEEIGYAAQRKGIDLLLTCGKHSVFSSKAFGSSARHYASQEELTKDLLAWLDKDTTVLVKGSRSASMEKIVHELVG